GCTCCCGAGGTCTCATTATTCTTCATATTAGACTTTGCCTTAAGTTCTTCTGTGAGGGATTTATCCGTAAATCCTTTTGCTTTGACGTAATTatcaattttgtcaaaCTCAGCTTGGTCTATCATGGAAAATTCTATCTTTGCGGTCTTATCCGCTTCCTTATACGACAATGTGATACTGAAGGTTAGTCTAGTGACTGAAGAGTAGTTGATGCTCTCAATCtgagatttttcaaacaataaGATGGGCTTTTTAAAACCAAACAAAATCTGGTCTTCTAGAAAATACAAGAATCCTTCCTTGGATCCTTTGTGGGCAACAACGTAGAAATCCTTCGATTCTGTGAACAAATTCAGTTTGAATCCTAACATGGAGCATTGTCTCTGAAAGTACGTCGGGAATGTCATTTTCTGCAAAATTAGTTTAAGACTTTCCGATATTAAAGACTCGTTGTATTGAATCAGTAAAGGCTCATTCTTGTGAACTCCACCCATATTCTCTTTGTAGAAGATGGccaaatttttgaagtcttttTTCTCTGGGATTGGTAAGATTACAGCATAGAGTACATTCTCGTCGTTCAACTTGTCTAGTATTAATTGAGGCTTCTCATTAGTCTTTGCGATGGCCAATATAGGTTTACTTGTGTCACTTTTGGGACATGCAAAAATAAGATTCGATTTCGATCGGAAAGGAGATTGGACGGATAAACTTGGTAGCTGCAATATAACTGTATAGTCAGCAAAGTTGATCTCATTAGAGATTTTGACTCTCTTGGCCTCTTTCAGGGTTCCCTCGTCAACCAAGTCAATAAGCTGGTTGAAAACATTTTCAGTCTCTGGATACTTTTCTATCAGATTCTTTATCTGTTCTGATAGATTTGAGGGGAGGTTTTCCATTGGTGTTATTATGCTGAAATGTTTTTGTCTATCAAACCGCGTTCTATGAAAGAGGGGGGAGCGTCGATTTGTTTTGAGATTATGAGACTTTCATAATTACTGCCGATTTTAGTGGAATCGATAATTTCTAGATTTCCAGGCGAGTGTCATTGGTTTGAGGTGACATTGGTTCATAGAAGTAGTCAAGAAACCAAATTGTAGGAGAAAAAGGGTTTCAAGAGTTGAGCTAACTGAATGAtatttgaactttgaagGTTTTAATTCACTGTTTCCAAGAGACGAGGGCTTTGTTACactttttttctcctgAATGAATTACTAGTCAATAGAGTAGACATgaattgaagttgaatgaaaaaattacTAAGATACATAAATATACTGTTACTAAATCACAAAAAAGAACGTTAACTTCCAATTTTCTTCACAGTAATAACCATCATAAGTATAAATATTGAAACCTCAAGTAATTCAATTGGAAGCCTAATATCAATTAATTAAATTCTGCATATAGTTTTGACTAGAATTAGTCTTTAGGTTGCGGCCATATCTAGCAGAAAGCACCGTTTCCCGTCCGATCAACCGTAGTTAAGCTGCTAAGAGCCTGACCGAGTAGTGTAGTGGGAGACCATACGCGAAACTCAGGTGCtgcaatctttttttttaaccGAAATCATAAAGTCCACCAGTAAGCTAGAATGATTACAGCGGCTTCAgagaagttgttgaattcTTGGAACGATCCTGTAATCATCAATTAAGTAGGGAGATAAATTTTTGCtttgttttcaagaaacagacGGAAGAGATGCGTTCCAGAAAGACACTTTTAGCTGACAGGTAAAGTGCGTCATATTATCGACCCAAAATCATAACCTTGTCAACTGCAAAGTGCCATCTTAGGGTACAATGCACCAGATATTATGCTCTAGGGAGAAAAGGTAGGAGGCTTACCAGTTGTGAATTGCTTCCTAGAAGATTCTCTAGCGcttgaaagtttgaaggCTCCCAATACGTCATTATCGATCAGTATGTCAGCCGCGCATAGGGGGTTCATTCCTTGACCTTCGCTACCATATCCAATCACCACATTGGGTTATGTTCCTGCTAGGGGATTCTTTTCCGGAGATTATCCCCTGAATTTCTGAAGTTTTCGTAACAATCCGAAAAAATCCTTAACAATGGCAACTAAAACTGCAATTGAACATTTCCCACATCCTTTATTTGACAATCTATCTGGAGAACCAAACGTGTGTTTTCCTCGTGTTGTAGACGATCTGATCGTACACCAACTAAGCTATACGATCAGGTCCAAACCTGACTGGACAACCAAATACAAGAATGCGGAGATCAGAGAGAAGTGGATCGCCGAGATGGAAGGTCAATTGAAATTGGAAGACATTGCCCCTCTTCATCCCGCTGAGAAGATCTGGAAGTTTgtatttgaagaactagCATGGTATGACAAGTACGCAGAAGAGAAAGGGTTCACTGCAGGTCCCAACGAGAATATCCTGTTTTCGGACAGAGCTATTGGTGATGATTTCAGAGAATCcttgaaaaagtttgtGAATGAGAAACTGGAGGATATTCCCGAAGATGCCAAGGACTGGCATCCTGGAAGTGATAACCAAGTGTTGGATTTGGTCCATCCTTCTTTGTATCCTTTACAGCATGGAAAGACACTGGTGTTGACTGAAAAGGGGTTTGAAGTCTCTAAACCAATAGTTCCCAACGAAGTTCCGAAGTACGCTCcttatttttcaaacaaataCATATCTGGAGACTTGCAGTGGCTTCCATCCATATTT
This is a stretch of genomic DNA from Komagataella phaffii GS115 chromosome 3, complete sequence. It encodes these proteins:
- a CDS encoding Protein with a role in regulation of Ty1 transposition — encoded protein: MENLPSNLSEQIKNLIEKYPETENVFNQLIDLVDEGTLKEAKRVKISNEINFADYTVILQLPSLSVQSPFRSKSNLIFACPKSDTSKPILAIAKTNEKPQLILDKLNDENVLYAVILPIPEKKDFKNLAIFYKENMGGVHKNEPLLIQYNESLISESLKLILQKMTFPTYFQRQCSMLGFKLNLFTESKDFYVVAHKGSKEGFLYFLEDQILFGFKKPILLFEKSQIESINYSSVTRLTFSITLSYKEADKTAKIEFSMIDQAEFDKIDNYVKAKGFTDKSLTEELKAKSNMKNNETSGALREAALQIPGGEKIVGESNIEVQGDSDDEDVDGTYQFNGNESEDDGSPPNTDEETEEKGDDAKEDDLNQEAIKIDN